One Natrinema longum genomic window carries:
- a CDS encoding FKBP-type peptidyl-prolyl cis-trans isomerase yields MTEDQEAELEEQADDVDEEVAEETADEAEGLQEGDFVELEYTAYTTEDEQLVDTTDPEVAEEEGVDDQGQEFKPRTIVLGEGHIFEAVEQAVIGSEPGDSGTVTVPAEDAFGEYDPDDVQTVSAEKIDEDDRYPGANVQIDGQQGYISTIIGGRARVDFNHPLAGEDVEYEYTVADEVDDREQQAAGLFEMYLGMEPDLWIETDEVEEEVPVEPDEDADEDAEPEFETETVEKETLYLEATPQMTMNQQWMMGKQQIGQDIIEKVGVDRVIVQEVIDGMGGMGMGGMMGGMGGMGGGDIEEALEDADVDADEIVEELEGAEE; encoded by the coding sequence ATGACTGAGGATCAAGAGGCCGAGCTCGAGGAGCAGGCCGATGACGTCGACGAAGAAGTAGCCGAGGAAACCGCCGACGAAGCCGAGGGGCTGCAGGAAGGCGACTTCGTCGAACTCGAGTACACCGCGTACACCACCGAGGACGAACAGCTGGTCGACACGACCGACCCCGAGGTCGCCGAGGAAGAGGGTGTCGACGACCAGGGCCAGGAGTTCAAGCCGCGAACGATCGTTCTGGGCGAGGGCCACATCTTCGAGGCCGTCGAACAGGCGGTCATCGGCTCCGAACCTGGCGACTCCGGCACCGTGACCGTTCCCGCCGAGGACGCCTTCGGCGAGTACGACCCGGACGACGTCCAGACCGTCAGCGCCGAGAAGATCGACGAGGACGACCGCTATCCCGGTGCCAACGTGCAGATCGACGGCCAGCAGGGCTACATCAGCACGATCATCGGCGGCCGCGCCCGCGTCGACTTCAACCACCCGCTGGCTGGTGAGGACGTCGAGTACGAGTACACGGTCGCCGACGAGGTCGACGACCGCGAACAGCAGGCCGCCGGCCTCTTCGAGATGTACCTCGGGATGGAGCCCGACCTCTGGATCGAGACGGACGAGGTCGAGGAAGAGGTTCCCGTCGAACCCGACGAAGACGCCGACGAGGACGCGGAACCCGAGTTCGAGACCGAAACGGTCGAGAAGGAGACGCTCTATCTGGAAGCCACGCCCCAGATGACGATGAACCAGCAGTGGATGATGGGCAAACAGCAGATCGGTCAGGACATCATCGAGAAGGTCGGCGTCGACCGCGTCATCGTCCAGGAAGTCATCGACGGCATGGGTGGCATGGGCATGGGCGGTATGATGGGCGGCATGGGCGGTATGGGCGGCGGCGACATCGAGGAGGCCCTCGAGGACGCCGACGTCGATGCCGACGAGATCGTCGAAGAGCTCGAAGGCGCGGAAGAGTAA
- the cyaB gene encoding class IV adenylate cyclase, with amino-acid sequence MYEVEVKVPADLETVRDRLVALEATPRGAVVQVDTYYDAPHREFAETDEALRIRSERPEDGEAETRVTYKGPLVDEESKTREEVETTVGNGEKTDEILTNLGFEPAATVRKDRERFALEEYTVTLDSVDDVGEYVEVETDVEAETDLEAAREGAYEVLERLGLDPDDQLRTSYLGLLLAADDSSH; translated from the coding sequence ATGTACGAGGTCGAAGTGAAGGTCCCCGCCGATCTCGAGACCGTCCGAGACCGCCTCGTGGCCCTCGAGGCGACGCCACGGGGTGCCGTCGTGCAGGTCGACACCTACTACGACGCACCCCACCGGGAGTTCGCCGAAACCGACGAGGCACTTCGGATCCGGTCTGAGCGACCCGAGGACGGCGAGGCGGAGACCCGCGTCACCTACAAGGGACCACTGGTCGACGAGGAGTCCAAGACCCGCGAGGAAGTCGAGACCACCGTCGGGAACGGAGAAAAGACGGACGAGATCCTGACGAACCTCGGCTTCGAGCCCGCCGCGACGGTCCGCAAGGACCGCGAGCGGTTCGCGCTCGAGGAATACACCGTCACCCTCGATTCGGTCGACGACGTCGGCGAGTACGTCGAGGTCGAGACCGACGTCGAAGCCGAGACGGATCTCGAGGCGGCCCGCGAGGGGGCCTACGAGGTTCTCGAGCGACTGGGACTCGATCCAGACGACCAGCTCCGGACCTCCTATCTCGGCTTGCTGCTCGCCGCCGACGATAGTAGCCACTGA
- a CDS encoding methionine adenosyltransferase: MSERNIRIESIDRQAVEDQEVEIVERKGIGHPDSICDGIAESVAGALAREYLDRVGEVLHFNTDETQLVAGEAAPAFGGGEVVDPIYLLIVGRATKHYDGQTIPAETIALRAAREYLESEIPQLTVGEDIVVDVKLGEGSGDLQEVFGEDEVSVPMANDTSFGVGHAPLTETEQIVLEAERRLNGEYADENPELGPDVKIMGKREGDEIDVTVAAAMVDEHVADLDEYVEAVESVREFVDGVAREYTDRAVEVHVNTADDYDEGSIYLTVTGTSAEQGDDGSVGRGNRANGLITPNRSMSMEATSGKNPVNHIGKIYNLLSTEIAESVVDEVDGIRDLRVRLLSQIGRPIDQPHVADVHVVTDDGVAVSDVEADVEAIVDRELADVTGITRSVIEGELSTF; encoded by the coding sequence ATGAGCGAGCGGAACATCCGGATCGAGTCCATCGACCGGCAAGCGGTCGAGGACCAGGAGGTCGAGATCGTCGAACGAAAGGGTATCGGACATCCAGACTCCATCTGTGACGGGATCGCCGAGAGCGTCGCCGGGGCGCTCGCACGCGAGTATCTGGACCGCGTCGGCGAAGTGTTACACTTCAATACCGACGAGACCCAACTCGTCGCGGGCGAGGCCGCGCCCGCGTTCGGCGGCGGTGAAGTCGTCGATCCGATCTATCTGCTGATCGTCGGCCGCGCGACGAAACACTACGACGGCCAGACCATCCCCGCCGAGACGATCGCGCTGCGAGCGGCACGGGAGTACCTCGAGTCCGAGATACCCCAACTGACCGTCGGCGAGGACATCGTCGTCGACGTCAAACTCGGCGAGGGCAGCGGCGACCTCCAGGAGGTCTTCGGCGAAGACGAAGTCAGCGTCCCGATGGCAAACGACACGAGCTTCGGCGTCGGTCACGCGCCACTGACCGAGACCGAGCAGATCGTCCTCGAGGCCGAACGGCGGCTGAACGGGGAGTACGCCGACGAAAACCCCGAACTCGGACCGGACGTGAAAATCATGGGCAAGCGCGAGGGCGACGAGATCGACGTCACCGTCGCGGCGGCGATGGTCGACGAGCACGTCGCGGATCTCGACGAGTACGTCGAGGCCGTCGAGTCCGTCCGGGAGTTCGTCGACGGCGTCGCACGCGAGTACACTGACCGCGCGGTCGAGGTCCACGTCAACACGGCCGACGACTACGACGAGGGTTCGATCTATCTCACGGTGACCGGAACCTCCGCCGAACAGGGCGACGACGGCTCCGTGGGGCGCGGTAACCGCGCGAACGGCCTCATCACACCCAACCGGTCGATGTCGATGGAGGCGACCAGCGGGAAGAACCCGGTCAATCACATCGGAAAGATCTACAACCTGCTCTCGACGGAGATCGCGGAGAGCGTCGTCGACGAGGTCGACGGCATCCGCGACCTTCGCGTGCGCCTCCTCTCCCAGATCGGTCGCCCGATCGATCAGCCCCACGTCGCCGACGTCCACGTCGTCACCGACGACGGGGTCGCGGTCTCGGACGTCGAGGCCGACGTCGAGGCGATCGTCGACCGGGAACTCGCGGACGTGACCGGGATCACCCGCAGCGTGATCGAGGGCGAACTCTCGACGTTCTGA
- a CDS encoding MFS transporter, with product MPDSSSESTARSVVYAVVASTFFVGFGGGVVFPILPNLGEVLGISAFMVGVILSANRWTRLVANGPAGVLVDRIGTRKPFVVGLAIEGLATVGYVVAIRSSMPELWFVLARITWGIGSALVFATAYTITADVSEASSRGTSMGIVRAGITFGFPAGMVLGGIVSEVYNNATAFAIAASFAGLASVIAYFIVPETHVESTDSSINPLDFETTLPALTVGLVNFGLYFAYIGVLFSTLVLYLEAESLTLSVAFAGYGIDYGEQGTSGLLMAVSALSGAVFTISGGKISDSVGARMPVLLAFLATSCAGFVVLTLAPSFGAVVVACVLIGAGQGGVGGPLTALLADLTPEERMGRAMGTNNIFGDVGGGLGPLVSLPVASAVGFDLLYALSAIVPLVAGTVLVVGIYSYTGSLSPTVEESFV from the coding sequence GTGCCCGACTCGAGTTCCGAATCGACTGCCAGATCCGTCGTCTACGCCGTCGTCGCGAGTACCTTCTTCGTCGGCTTCGGCGGCGGCGTCGTCTTCCCGATTCTCCCGAACCTCGGCGAAGTACTGGGGATTTCGGCGTTCATGGTCGGCGTCATCCTCTCGGCGAATCGCTGGACGCGACTGGTGGCCAACGGGCCGGCGGGCGTGCTCGTCGACCGGATCGGGACCCGGAAACCGTTCGTCGTCGGCCTGGCGATCGAGGGACTCGCGACCGTCGGCTACGTGGTCGCCATCCGGTCTTCGATGCCCGAACTCTGGTTCGTTCTCGCGCGAATCACGTGGGGCATCGGCAGCGCGCTCGTGTTCGCGACGGCGTACACGATCACCGCCGACGTCAGCGAGGCCAGCTCGCGTGGGACGAGCATGGGCATCGTCCGAGCCGGGATCACGTTCGGGTTCCCCGCGGGCATGGTGCTCGGCGGCATCGTCAGCGAGGTGTACAACAACGCCACGGCGTTCGCCATCGCGGCCTCCTTCGCCGGTCTGGCGAGCGTCATCGCCTACTTCATCGTCCCCGAAACCCACGTCGAGTCGACCGACTCGTCGATCAACCCGCTGGACTTCGAGACGACCCTCCCCGCACTGACCGTCGGCCTCGTCAACTTCGGGCTCTACTTCGCGTACATCGGCGTCCTCTTTTCGACGCTCGTGTTGTACCTCGAGGCCGAGTCACTGACGCTCTCCGTCGCGTTCGCGGGGTACGGTATCGACTACGGCGAACAGGGGACGTCCGGACTGCTGATGGCGGTGTCCGCCCTCTCGGGAGCGGTCTTTACGATTTCGGGCGGGAAGATCAGCGATTCGGTCGGCGCTCGCATGCCGGTCTTGCTGGCCTTCCTCGCGACCAGCTGTGCCGGGTTCGTCGTGCTCACGCTCGCACCCTCCTTCGGTGCCGTCGTCGTCGCGTGTGTCCTCATCGGTGCGGGGCAAGGTGGCGTCGGCGGTCCGCTGACGGCCCTGCTCGCGGATCTCACTCCCGAAGAGCGGATGGGGAGAGCGATGGGAACCAACAACATATTCGGCGACGTCGGCGGCGGCCTCGGCCCCCTCGTCTCGCTGCCCGTGGCCAGCGCGGTCGGCTTCGACCTGTTGTACGCGCTCAGCGCGATCGTTCCCCTGGTCGCCGGTACCGTGCTCGTCGTCGGTATCTACTCCTACACGGGCAGTCTGAGCCCGACGGTCGAGGAATCGTTCGTTTGA
- a CDS encoding tRNA sulfurtransferase, protein MHPPGADTVLVRHGDLNTKSNTVKRYMEGLLAENLEAMLADRSIPGTIERRWNRPLIHTNEAAVAAATAAATNTFGVVSASPVLTVSTEKARILEALAATAREHYDGGTFAVDARRADKTLPYDSEDLAREAGTVIWEAVEDEFEPEVDLDEPDLTFGVEVREDVAFVYLETVDGPGGLPLGSQEAVVALVSGGIDSPVAAYEMMKRGSPIVPAYVDLGDYGGIDHEARAMETVRLLSAYAPNFDMQVYRVPGGETVDLLVREMEQGRMLSLRRFFYRAAETLAERVNADGIVTGEAAGQKSSQTIRNLGVTSRAATLPIHRPLLSRDKQYIVAQAREIGTFTDSTIDAGCNRVTPDQVETNARLEPLLAAEPDDLLERAEAAARDAELVDP, encoded by the coding sequence ATGCACCCTCCGGGAGCCGACACCGTCCTCGTCCGCCACGGGGACCTCAACACCAAGAGCAACACCGTCAAGCGGTATATGGAGGGGCTTCTCGCGGAGAACCTCGAGGCCATGCTGGCCGACCGCTCGATTCCCGGCACGATCGAGCGCCGGTGGAACCGACCGCTGATACACACGAACGAGGCAGCCGTCGCGGCCGCGACCGCGGCCGCGACGAACACCTTCGGGGTCGTCTCCGCGAGCCCGGTTCTGACCGTCAGCACCGAGAAAGCACGGATCCTCGAGGCGCTGGCGGCGACCGCCCGCGAGCACTACGACGGCGGGACGTTCGCGGTCGACGCCCGCCGGGCCGACAAGACCCTCCCCTACGATAGCGAGGATCTCGCCCGCGAGGCCGGGACCGTAATCTGGGAGGCTGTCGAGGACGAGTTCGAACCCGAAGTCGACCTCGACGAGCCCGACCTCACCTTCGGCGTCGAAGTCCGCGAGGACGTGGCGTTCGTCTACCTCGAGACGGTCGACGGACCGGGCGGGCTCCCGCTTGGCTCCCAGGAGGCGGTGGTCGCGCTGGTCAGCGGCGGCATCGACTCGCCGGTCGCGGCCTACGAGATGATGAAACGCGGTAGCCCGATCGTCCCGGCGTACGTCGACCTCGGCGACTACGGCGGGATCGATCACGAGGCACGCGCGATGGAGACGGTTCGGCTCCTCTCGGCGTACGCACCCAACTTCGACATGCAGGTCTACCGGGTGCCTGGCGGCGAGACGGTCGACCTGCTGGTCCGGGAAATGGAACAGGGACGAATGCTCTCCCTGCGGCGGTTCTTCTATCGCGCCGCCGAGACGCTCGCCGAACGCGTCAACGCGGACGGCATCGTCACCGGCGAAGCCGCCGGCCAGAAGTCCAGCCAGACGATCCGGAACCTCGGCGTCACGAGCCGCGCAGCCACGCTGCCGATCCACCGGCCGCTGTTGAGCCGGGACAAACAGTACATCGTCGCACAGGCCCGCGAGATCGGCACCTTCACCGACTCGACCATCGACGCCGGCTGCAACCGCGTCACCCCCGACCAGGTCGAGACCAACGCCCGCCTCGAGCCGCTGCTGGCGGCCGAACCGGACGACCTGCTCGAGCGCGCCGAGGCGGCTGCCAGGGACGCCGAACTGGTCGATCCCTGA
- a CDS encoding universal stress protein: MLSRILVPMDDSEPAERALAYALDNHPDADITVLHIVGVPSMMMGSAVGLSLEDDFEEATAERAEPVFERARAVAAERDRDINTEVGVGHPARTIIDRADDYDTVVLGSHGEDWHRTARQFLVGNVAETVVKRASVPVTVVR, from the coding sequence ATGCTCTCTCGGATTCTCGTTCCGATGGACGACTCTGAGCCGGCCGAACGTGCGCTCGCCTACGCGCTCGATAATCATCCCGACGCCGACATCACCGTTCTACACATCGTCGGCGTCCCTTCCATGATGATGGGAAGTGCGGTGGGTCTGAGCCTAGAGGACGATTTTGAGGAGGCAACTGCCGAACGTGCTGAACCTGTCTTCGAACGCGCACGCGCAGTCGCAGCCGAACGGGACCGGGATATCAACACGGAGGTGGGGGTCGGCCATCCCGCCCGGACGATCATCGATCGTGCTGACGACTACGACACGGTCGTACTCGGGAGTCACGGCGAGGACTGGCATCGCACGGCACGCCAGTTCCTCGTCGGAAACGTTGCCGAAACGGTGGTCAAGCGGGCATCGGTGCCGGTAACGGTGGTCCGATGA
- a CDS encoding universal stress protein, with amino-acid sequence MGDDPDSRPILVAVGNPDHVEQLVRTAGDLARVTDGRIQIVSVVSKPHNSPFSLYTDETILEEYAGTSRKILDKATRVAPDDVTVTSEPIVGRSIADGVLTAVGQTNARALVVGWQERKRRTDAVLGTTVDRLIQRAPCDLYVERIGQEANTVDSILLPVAGGPHVRPAASVAKAIAARNDATVHVFAVDASQTDPETAREYIARAELSLEEAPGPHIQVESAIDDGDEIAEAIVEVAIDHDVIVFGATRQGVLHRRLVGSVPRTVVHRSDRTVILARAGDVVDSPLKRRLPWV; translated from the coding sequence ATGGGAGACGACCCGGACTCTCGACCGATATTGGTCGCAGTTGGGAACCCCGACCACGTCGAGCAGTTGGTCCGGACAGCTGGCGACCTCGCCCGGGTGACCGACGGCCGCATACAGATCGTTTCCGTTGTTTCCAAGCCCCACAACTCACCGTTTTCCCTGTACACTGATGAGACGATCCTCGAGGAGTATGCGGGAACCAGCCGGAAAATACTCGACAAAGCAACGAGAGTCGCCCCTGACGATGTCACGGTAACGAGTGAGCCGATCGTCGGGCGATCGATCGCCGACGGTGTGCTCACAGCGGTCGGACAGACCAATGCGCGCGCACTCGTAGTGGGGTGGCAAGAGCGGAAACGCCGAACGGACGCTGTCCTCGGTACGACAGTCGATCGACTTATCCAGCGAGCACCGTGTGACCTCTACGTCGAACGAATCGGTCAAGAGGCAAACACTGTCGATTCCATCCTCTTGCCCGTGGCTGGCGGCCCGCACGTCCGTCCGGCAGCGTCCGTCGCGAAAGCGATTGCCGCTCGCAACGACGCCACCGTACACGTCTTTGCAGTCGACGCTTCCCAGACGGATCCCGAGACAGCACGCGAGTACATCGCACGTGCAGAACTGAGTCTCGAAGAAGCGCCTGGTCCCCACATACAGGTGGAATCGGCGATCGACGACGGTGACGAGATAGCCGAGGCGATTGTAGAGGTCGCGATCGACCACGACGTGATCGTTTTCGGAGCAACACGCCAAGGGGTCTTACACCGTCGTCTCGTCGGTTCGGTTCCGCGGACGGTCGTCCATCGGAGTGACCGAACAGTCATTCTCGCTCGCGCTGGTGATGTCGTTGATAGCCCGCTCAAAAGACGCTTGCCGTGGGTCTGA
- a CDS encoding DHH family phosphoesterase yields MSTGVTISSISDYAILGCGSVGYAVAEELVEQGKDVFIVDQDDSRVESLRDQDLDARRADIREPEITELVADRDVVLILASDVESNKRAVEHIRNGDDDQFIVARASDPVSGDELSELGADIVINPSSVIAESALRALESGELEYNAGKLADLVEETSTRLAIITQDSPDPDSIASAAALQAIADHLGVESDIIYLGDVGHQENRAFVNLLGIDLVQWDEIEDHSVYDTVALVDHGTAGEMELPVDIVIDHNESESESEPEFVDIRPNMSSTSTIMTKYIQEFDMNVSEEVATALLYGIRAETLDFKRDTTPADLTAAAYLYPFANHDTLEQVESPSMSPETLDVLAEAITNRDVQGSHLVSNAGFVRDREALTQAASHLLNLEGVTTTAVFGIADETIFLAGRSKDIRINIGKVLADAYGEIGETAGHSTQASAEIPLGIFTGIEISEDTRDTLLDLTEEAVKRTLFDAMGVEGTSNEGSNGG; encoded by the coding sequence ATGAGTACGGGGGTTACGATTTCGTCGATCTCTGACTACGCTATCTTGGGCTGTGGGAGCGTGGGGTACGCCGTCGCGGAGGAACTCGTCGAACAGGGCAAGGACGTCTTCATCGTCGATCAGGACGACAGCCGGGTCGAATCGCTCCGCGATCAGGATCTGGACGCCCGACGAGCGGACATTCGGGAACCCGAAATCACCGAACTGGTTGCCGACCGGGACGTCGTCCTCATCCTCGCGTCGGACGTCGAATCGAACAAACGCGCCGTCGAACACATCCGCAACGGCGACGACGATCAGTTCATCGTCGCCCGCGCGAGCGATCCCGTCTCCGGCGACGAACTCTCCGAACTCGGGGCCGACATCGTCATCAATCCGTCTTCTGTCATCGCCGAATCCGCCTTGCGAGCGCTCGAGTCGGGCGAACTCGAGTACAACGCGGGTAAACTCGCCGACCTGGTCGAGGAGACGTCGACGCGGCTCGCGATCATCACCCAGGACAGCCCTGATCCGGACTCGATCGCCAGCGCGGCGGCCTTACAGGCGATCGCGGACCACCTCGGGGTCGAATCCGACATCATCTATCTGGGCGACGTCGGCCACCAGGAGAACCGCGCGTTCGTCAACCTGCTCGGCATCGACCTCGTCCAGTGGGACGAGATCGAGGATCACTCGGTCTACGATACCGTCGCCCTCGTCGATCACGGCACCGCGGGCGAGATGGAACTGCCGGTCGATATCGTCATCGACCACAACGAGTCCGAATCCGAGTCCGAGCCCGAGTTCGTCGACATCCGGCCCAACATGTCCTCGACGTCGACGATCATGACGAAGTACATTCAGGAGTTCGATATGAACGTCTCCGAGGAGGTCGCCACGGCCCTCCTCTATGGCATCCGTGCGGAGACCCTGGATTTCAAACGCGATACGACTCCCGCCGACCTGACCGCCGCCGCCTACCTCTATCCCTTCGCCAATCACGATACCTTAGAGCAAGTGGAGTCGCCGTCGATGTCCCCCGAGACCCTGGACGTGCTCGCGGAGGCGATTACGAACCGCGACGTCCAAGGCAGTCACCTCGTCTCCAACGCCGGCTTCGTCCGCGACCGCGAAGCCCTCACGCAGGCGGCCAGTCACCTGCTGAACCTCGAGGGGGTCACCACGACCGCGGTCTTCGGGATCGCCGACGAGACGATCTTCCTCGCGGGCCGCTCGAAGGACATCCGTATCAACATCGGGAAAGTGCTCGCGGACGCCTACGGCGAGATCGGCGAGACGGCCGGCCACTCCACGCAGGCCAGCGCGGAGATCCCGCTGGGGATTTTCACCGGGATCGAAATCTCGGAGGACACGCGGGACACGTTGCTCGACTTGACCGAAGAGGCGGTCAAACGGACGCTGTTCGACGCGATGGGCGTCGAGGGAACCAGCAATGAAGGGTCCAACGGCGGCTAA
- a CDS encoding PRC-barrel domain-containing protein, with translation MDDIPQEITSLVGREVYSNNGVFVGEVEDLRLNIDGEAVTGLALANLNGELFADEARSGQGIIVPYRWVRAVGDVILINDVVERVREPDEEQDELLA, from the coding sequence ATGGACGACATTCCCCAGGAGATCACGTCTCTCGTCGGCCGCGAGGTGTACTCGAACAACGGCGTCTTCGTCGGCGAAGTCGAAGACCTCCGATTGAACATCGATGGCGAAGCAGTCACCGGGTTGGCGCTGGCGAACCTGAACGGCGAACTGTTCGCGGACGAAGCCCGCAGCGGCCAGGGGATCATCGTTCCCTACCGCTGGGTCCGTGCCGTCGGTGACGTGATCCTCATCAACGATGTCGTCGAACGCGTTCGCGAACCGGACGAGGAACAGGACGAGCTACTGGCCTGA
- a CDS encoding phosphotransacetylase family protein — protein MTDTDSAPDSTTTDTDEEPSTHTTDGGTETLLVSSLEESTGKTAITLALARLAAADGDSVGYMKPKGTRLQSNVGKTLDEDPLLARDLLELDAEIHDLEPVVYSPTFIEQAIRGREDPAALRERVREAFATLAGAHDRMFVEGGGRYDIGGIVELTDADIAELLDARVLLVAPYEIPADIDDLLAAAETFGDRLAGVVFNDVSDAAYDGLETDVIPFLEGRDVPVHGVLPSERDLAGVTVADLAAELGASMLVEEGQDAYVERFTVGAMGPDSALRHFRRTKDAAVITGGDRAEIHTAALEAPGIRCLILTGGHRPSGAILGQASEKGVPILSVQTDTLTTVERAEDIVHSGRTRDVETVDRLEQLLSDHAAVDSILG, from the coding sequence ATGACCGACACCGATTCAGCACCCGACTCCACGACCACCGACACCGACGAAGAGCCAAGCACCCACACCACCGACGGCGGAACCGAGACGCTGCTCGTCAGCTCGCTCGAGGAGAGCACCGGCAAGACGGCGATCACGCTGGCGCTCGCCCGGCTCGCGGCCGCCGACGGGGACAGCGTCGGCTACATGAAACCGAAGGGCACCCGGCTCCAGAGCAACGTCGGGAAGACCCTCGACGAGGATCCGCTGCTCGCCCGCGACCTGCTCGAGTTGGACGCGGAGATACACGACCTCGAGCCGGTGGTCTACTCGCCGACGTTCATCGAACAGGCGATCCGCGGCCGCGAGGACCCCGCAGCGCTCCGCGAGCGCGTCCGGGAAGCGTTCGCGACGCTCGCGGGGGCTCACGATCGGATGTTCGTCGAGGGCGGCGGCCGGTACGACATCGGCGGGATCGTCGAACTCACGGACGCCGATATCGCCGAGTTGCTCGATGCGCGCGTCCTGCTGGTCGCACCATACGAGATCCCGGCGGATATCGACGACCTGCTCGCCGCAGCCGAGACGTTCGGGGATCGCCTCGCCGGCGTCGTCTTCAACGACGTCTCCGACGCGGCATACGACGGCCTCGAGACGGACGTGATCCCGTTCCTCGAGGGGCGGGACGTTCCGGTTCACGGAGTCCTCCCGAGCGAACGCGACCTCGCGGGCGTGACCGTCGCCGACCTCGCGGCCGAACTCGGTGCGTCGATGCTCGTCGAGGAGGGCCAGGACGCCTACGTCGAGCGCTTTACGGTCGGTGCGATGGGGCCCGACAGCGCCCTCCGACACTTCCGGCGGACGAAAGACGCCGCCGTCATCACCGGCGGCGATCGTGCCGAGATCCATACCGCCGCCCTCGAGGCCCCCGGCATCCGCTGTCTCATCCTCACCGGCGGCCACCGACCATCGGGAGCGATCCTCGGGCAGGCCAGCGAGAAAGGGGTCCCAATCCTCTCGGTTCAGACGGACACGCTCACCACCGTCGAGCGCGCGGAGGATATCGTCCACAGCGGGCGGACTCGAGACGTCGAGACCGTCGATCGGTTGGAACAGCTGTTGTCCGATCACGCGGCCGTCGACTCGATTCTGGGGTAG